From Aliarcobacter butzleri, the proteins below share one genomic window:
- the soxX gene encoding sulfur oxidation c-type cytochrome SoxX, with the protein MSLIKNLVKAIAVSAVIAISSFAIDADLVKKGEKIFTTNTQGNCIACHAINGKTLDGPGSMGPVLQYLSLWPEEALYDKIYDPYISNPISAMPAFGKNGWLSDDEIKALVAYLKTIN; encoded by the coding sequence ATGAGTCTAATCAAGAATTTAGTAAAAGCAATAGCAGTAAGTGCAGTTATAGCAATTAGTAGCTTTGCAATAGATGCTGATTTAGTTAAAAAAGGTGAAAAGATTTTCACAACTAATACACAAGGTAATTGTATAGCATGTCATGCAATAAATGGTAAAACTTTAGATGGACCTGGTAGCATGGGACCTGTTTTACAGTATTTGTCTTTGTGGCCTGAAGAAGCGTTGTATGATAAAATTTATGACCCATACATTTCTAATCCAATTTCTGCCATGCCAGCATTTGGAAAGAATGGTTGGTTAAGTGATGATGAAATTAAAGCACTAGTTGCTTATTTAAAAACAATAAATTAA
- a CDS encoding DJ-1/PfpI family protein, whose protein sequence is MSKKILILAGDFVEDYELMVPYQCLKMLGYSVDVVCPNKKAGEQIKTAIHDFEGDQTYTEKPGHNFTLNATFDDINEFVYDGLLIPGGRAPEYIRLNSRVIEIVQNFNKINKPIASVCHGILLLTAAKIIENKTCSCYPACSPDVDLSGGKWADIGFESAIVDGNLVTAAAWPAHPEWLAKFHELLSK, encoded by the coding sequence ATGTCAAAAAAAATTCTGATTTTAGCTGGAGATTTTGTTGAAGATTATGAACTTATGGTTCCTTATCAATGTTTAAAAATGTTAGGTTATAGTGTAGATGTTGTTTGTCCTAATAAAAAAGCAGGAGAACAAATAAAAACTGCAATTCATGATTTTGAAGGTGACCAAACTTATACTGAAAAACCTGGTCATAATTTTACTTTAAATGCAACTTTTGATGATATTAATGAATTTGTTTATGATGGTTTATTAATACCTGGAGGACGAGCTCCTGAATATATTAGGCTAAATTCAAGAGTTATTGAAATTGTTCAGAATTTTAATAAAATAAATAAACCTATTGCTTCAGTTTGTCATGGAATTTTACTTTTAACAGCTGCAAAGATTATTGAAAATAAAACATGCTCTTGTTATCCAGCTTGTTCTCCTGATGTTGACTTAAGTGGTGGGAAATGGGCAGATATTGGATTTGAAAGTGCCATTGTTGATGGAAATTTAGTTACAGCTGCCGCTTGGCCAGCACATCCTGAGTGGTTAGCTAAATTCCACGAGTTATTATCAAAATAG
- a CDS encoding alpha/beta fold hydrolase produces MLKKTLIISSLILVSNLSLNAAKISKDDCSKKGESFIYAGNECIQYKKFLGEEEGALNIIVHGTWNEGTDTLARYSPFVEDLAMRTDITTIAVALPGYSQSSTNNFPSLSSKGVENLGAKKEYVEFVASLVEALKEKFKANKITYIGHSAGCMMGATITGLKPDLINNLVCAGGVYNIHEKSKEKDLISIVDVLDNVSKNTKFVLLYGTADDISKPQVTKDFYNLAKNKGFDVKLVEAKDAVHIDLDMTTEAKDSIEEIVTDD; encoded by the coding sequence ATGTTAAAAAAAACTTTAATAATATCAAGTTTAATTTTGGTTTCAAATCTATCTTTAAATGCAGCAAAAATCTCTAAAGATGATTGTTCAAAAAAAGGCGAAAGTTTTATTTATGCTGGAAATGAATGTATCCAATATAAAAAATTTTTAGGTGAAGAAGAGGGTGCTTTAAATATTATTGTTCATGGAACTTGGAACGAAGGAACAGATACTTTAGCAAGATATTCACCATTTGTAGAAGATTTAGCTATGAGAACAGATATAACAACAATTGCAGTTGCACTTCCAGGATATTCTCAAAGTTCTACAAATAATTTTCCATCACTTTCAAGTAAAGGTGTAGAAAACTTAGGTGCTAAAAAAGAGTATGTAGAGTTTGTTGCTTCTTTAGTTGAGGCTTTAAAAGAGAAATTTAAAGCAAATAAAATTACATATATTGGGCATAGTGCAGGTTGTATGATGGGTGCAACAATAACAGGTTTAAAACCAGATTTAATAAATAATCTTGTTTGTGCTGGTGGAGTTTATAATATCCACGAAAAGAGTAAAGAAAAAGATTTAATCTCAATAGTTGATGTTTTAGATAATGTATCAAAAAATACAAAATTTGTACTTCTTTATGGAACAGCTGATGACATATCAAAACCTCAAGTTACAAAAGATTTCTATAACTTAGCAAAAAATAAAGGCTTTGATGTAAAACTTGTAGAAGCAAAAGATGCTGTTCATATTGATTTAGATATGACAACAGAAGCAAAAGATTCAATAGAAGAGATTGTTACAGATGATTGA
- a CDS encoding thioredoxin family protein yields MKIIFLSLLFILNLFADFKEGETLFKSKCSSCHIDYIFMNVLKENFFEKNNKLLNLKAPTVNMIVYAIMDSPKKIGDSNDIEMQEMEIENYLKSYLENPDRFNSICDEHILPFYDNKMSMKGELKDEDYKNLTNYFMLYKDNLTISNKEIEKSFSSTNEKEIIEKAKKENKKIIVYASSKSCFFCKRMDRDVLNLDEVKKEMNKHYIFVKNDMDESTLPFDLQKVYKKITPTFFILSKDGTYIKQYPGAWIKSDFLEILKENNK; encoded by the coding sequence ATGAAAATTATATTTTTATCTCTTTTATTTATTTTAAATCTTTTTGCAGATTTTAAAGAGGGAGAAACTCTTTTTAAAAGCAAATGTTCATCGTGTCATATTGATTATATTTTTATGAATGTTTTAAAAGAAAATTTCTTTGAAAAAAATAATAAGTTACTAAATCTTAAAGCACCAACTGTAAATATGATTGTTTATGCAATTATGGACAGTCCTAAAAAAATAGGTGATTCTAATGATATAGAAATGCAAGAGATGGAAATAGAAAACTATTTAAAATCATATTTAGAAAATCCTGATAGATTTAACTCTATTTGTGATGAACATATTTTACCTTTTTATGATAATAAAATGAGTATGAAAGGGGAGTTAAAAGATGAAGATTATAAAAATTTAACAAACTATTTTATGCTATATAAAGATAATTTAACAATATCAAATAAAGAGATTGAAAAATCTTTTTCTTCTACAAATGAAAAAGAGATTATAGAAAAAGCAAAAAAAGAGAATAAAAAAATAATAGTTTATGCAAGTTCAAAATCTTGTTTTTTTTGTAAAAGAATGGATAGAGATGTTTTAAATTTAGATGAAGTAAAAAAAGAGATGAATAAACATTATATCTTTGTAAAAAATGATATGGATGAATCAACTTTACCTTTTGATTTACAAAAGGTTTATAAAAAAATTACACCAACATTTTTTATTTTATCAAAAGATGGAACTTATATAAAACAGTATCCAGGTGCTTGGATAAAAAGTGATTTTTTAGAAATTTTAAAAGAGAATAACAAATGA
- the soxZ gene encoding thiosulfate oxidation carrier complex protein SoxZ: protein MAGTTKIKAKLKDGIVEVKALATHPMLSYQEAERAKKEPNFITYVIAKVGDKVVYEASTSQFLSKDPYLKFSFKGANVGDTIELTWKDLKGNTDVSSEQIK, encoded by the coding sequence ATGGCAGGTACTACAAAAATTAAAGCAAAATTAAAAGATGGAATAGTTGAAGTTAAAGCATTAGCTACTCACCCAATGTTAAGTTATCAAGAAGCAGAAAGAGCTAAAAAAGAACCTAACTTTATTACTTACGTTATTGCGAAAGTTGGAGATAAAGTTGTTTATGAAGCATCTACTTCTCAGTTTTTATCAAAAGACCCATATTTGAAATTTTCATTTAAGGGTGCAAATGTAGGTGATACAATTGAACTAACATGGAAAGATTTAAAAGGTAATACAGACGTAAGTAGCGAACAAATCAAATAA
- the soxA gene encoding sulfur oxidation c-type cytochrome SoxA, producing MLSKVVKSTALLVLAAYSLNAANYNAGAEKDRLALIKYFESKFADPEKNSNRFFPYSTQEELKNDYEKNLKHHDFNIGTYAFSKDAKAQYEAIKEMPPYEDAIDAGEELYKKTFANGKSFASCFPDTTAMNLFPYYNEKKNDVVTLTSAVNDCLRDNGEKEWNTQKGDMANLQAYLVNQTKEAGKKFDIKIQSEAAKKAYEAGKEFYYSQRGYLKMSCATCHVQGAGQRVRNEKLSTLTGQITQFPVHRLRWEELGTLERRLSGCIVDQGQVAPKDESKEMKQLAYFLAYMSNGMNIDGPDIRK from the coding sequence ATGTTATCAAAAGTAGTAAAATCAACAGCTCTTTTAGTATTAGCGGCATATTCATTAAATGCCGCTAATTATAATGCAGGAGCAGAAAAAGATAGACTTGCATTAATTAAATATTTTGAATCTAAATTTGCTGATCCAGAAAAAAATAGTAATAGATTTTTCCCTTATTCAACACAAGAAGAGTTAAAAAATGATTATGAAAAAAATCTAAAGCATCACGATTTTAATATTGGAACATATGCTTTTTCAAAAGATGCAAAAGCTCAATATGAAGCAATAAAAGAGATGCCACCATATGAAGATGCTATTGATGCTGGAGAAGAATTATATAAAAAAACATTTGCAAATGGTAAATCATTTGCTTCATGTTTTCCTGATACGACAGCTATGAATCTTTTTCCTTATTATAATGAAAAGAAAAATGATGTTGTAACTTTAACATCTGCTGTTAATGATTGTTTAAGAGATAATGGTGAAAAAGAGTGGAATACACAAAAAGGTGATATGGCAAATTTACAAGCTTATTTAGTAAACCAAACTAAAGAAGCTGGAAAAAAATTTGATATTAAAATCCAAAGTGAAGCTGCAAAAAAAGCTTATGAAGCTGGAAAAGAGTTCTATTATTCACAAAGAGGTTATTTAAAAATGTCTTGTGCTACTTGTCACGTTCAAGGTGCTGGACAAAGAGTTAGAAATGAAAAACTTTCAACTTTAACAGGACAAATTACTCAATTTCCAGTGCATAGACTAAGATGGGAAGAATTAGGTACATTAGAGCGAAGATTATCAGGTTGTATTGTTGACCAAGGACAAGTTGCACCAAAAGATGAAAGTAAAGAGATGAAACAACTTGCTTATTTCTTAGCTTATATGTCAAATGGTATGAATATTGATGGTCCAGATATAAGAAAGTAA
- the soxY gene encoding thiosulfate oxidation carrier protein SoxY, producing the protein MINRRNFLGLGLAALAIAAVPGRLSAIDFRETKPKAWTATKVDDAIKELFGSSTLVDGGINLSAPDIAENGAVIPVSFSTELKATKIAVFQDANPESAVAVFNLNEFSVPDFAIRIKMAKTGTVTVVAEADGKLHSASKLVKVTIGGCGG; encoded by the coding sequence ATGATTAACAGAAGAAATTTTTTAGGTTTAGGATTAGCTGCATTAGCAATAGCTGCAGTTCCTGGTAGATTAAGTGCTATTGATTTTAGAGAGACAAAACCAAAAGCTTGGACAGCTACAAAAGTTGATGATGCAATAAAAGAACTTTTTGGATCATCTACTTTAGTTGATGGTGGAATTAACTTAAGTGCTCCTGATATTGCTGAAAATGGTGCAGTTATTCCAGTATCTTTTAGTACAGAGTTAAAAGCTACAAAAATTGCAGTATTTCAAGATGCAAATCCTGAAAGTGCAGTTGCTGTATTTAATCTAAATGAATTTAGTGTTCCTGATTTTGCAATAAGAATTAAAATGGCAAAAACAGGAACTGTAACAGTTGTTGCAGAAGCAGATGGAAAATTACATTCGGCTTCTAAATTAGTAAAAGTTACAATTGGTGGATGCGGTGGTTGA
- a CDS encoding MOSC domain-containing protein, with protein MKVLETFSATKEAHGFIRPKVKELNLIENFGIENDKFAGKKLEQTVMIVGLKSYEIARQQNINLEFGSLGENILLDFDPHDFEIGTNFIIGDAIIEITQVCSVCSHLSVFDKTLPQLLKAHRGVYCKIIKSGFIHKNMEIKIKG; from the coding sequence ATGAAAGTTTTAGAAACTTTTAGTGCTACAAAAGAAGCACATGGTTTTATAAGACCAAAAGTAAAAGAACTAAATTTAATAGAGAATTTTGGAATAGAAAATGATAAATTTGCAGGGAAAAAACTTGAACAAACTGTTATGATAGTTGGATTAAAATCTTATGAAATAGCACGTCAACAAAATATAAATTTAGAGTTTGGGAGTTTAGGAGAAAACATTTTATTGGATTTTGATCCACATGATTTTGAAATCGGAACAAATTTCATAATTGGTGATGCAATTATTGAAATAACTCAAGTTTGTAGCGTTTGTAGTCATTTGAGTGTTTTTGATAAAACTTTGCCACAATTGTTAAAAGCTCATAGGGGAGTTTATTGTAAGATAATTAAAAGTGGTTTTATACATAAAAATATGGAAATAAAAATAAAAGGATAA
- the soxB gene encoding thiosulfohydrolase SoxB, whose amino-acid sequence MSKLSRREFIYMMAVLGAAPVFANSHTRMVGTSAKLEDYYKLKPFGNARLLHMTDSHAQLLPVYFREPSVNLGFFSNFGKPPHIVGETFLDYYGIKGNKRLEYAYSCVNFEKHAKAMGKTGGFAQIKTVVDFLRDSFGKDKTLLLDGGDTWQGTATALWTRGKDMVGAMNLLGVDVAVGHWEFTYKAEEVLANVKELKAEFLAQNIFVKEDSLMNGVEAYDEDSGLAFKPYTIKELGKSRVAIIGQAFPYTTIANPQRFIPDWTFGIKDDKMQELVNKIKAEEKPDAIIVLSHNGFDTDKKMAEICTGIDFIMGGHTHDGVPEAVPVKNASGTTYVCNAGSNGKFLNVLDLDIQNGKIKDFKFTLLPIFSDLIAEDKAMKKYIEDVRLPYLKELTREIATTEQTLFRRGNFNGSWDQIICDALLEVKEAQISLSPGFRWGTSVMPGQAITFDDLMTQTAMTYPETYARDISGKDIKDILEDVADNLFNEDPFYQQGGDMVRTGGISYKINPKAKMGERISDIVLTKTGEKLDASKAYKVAGWSTVGAQSDGEPIWETVETYLKNIKHISKVKIDTPDIIGVKGNPGII is encoded by the coding sequence ATGAGTAAATTAAGTCGAAGAGAATTTATTTACATGATGGCTGTACTTGGTGCTGCTCCAGTATTTGCAAATTCGCATACAAGAATGGTAGGAACGAGTGCTAAATTAGAAGATTATTATAAATTAAAACCATTTGGAAATGCAAGATTATTGCATATGACAGATTCTCATGCACAACTACTTCCTGTATATTTTAGAGAACCAAGTGTTAATCTTGGATTTTTTAGTAATTTTGGAAAACCACCTCATATAGTTGGTGAAACATTTCTTGATTATTATGGAATCAAAGGTAATAAAAGGCTTGAATATGCATATTCATGTGTAAATTTTGAAAAACATGCAAAAGCCATGGGAAAAACTGGTGGTTTTGCTCAAATTAAAACAGTTGTAGATTTTCTAAGAGATAGTTTTGGAAAAGATAAAACTCTTTTATTAGATGGTGGAGATACTTGGCAAGGAACAGCAACAGCTCTTTGGACAAGAGGAAAAGATATGGTTGGTGCAATGAATTTACTTGGTGTTGATGTTGCTGTTGGACATTGGGAATTTACATATAAAGCTGAAGAAGTTTTAGCAAATGTAAAAGAACTTAAAGCTGAATTTTTAGCTCAAAATATTTTTGTTAAAGAAGATTCTTTAATGAATGGGGTAGAAGCTTATGATGAAGATAGTGGATTAGCATTTAAACCTTATACAATTAAAGAATTAGGTAAATCAAGAGTTGCAATTATTGGACAAGCATTTCCTTATACGACTATTGCAAATCCACAAAGATTTATTCCTGATTGGACATTTGGAATTAAAGATGACAAAATGCAAGAGCTTGTAAATAAAATCAAAGCAGAAGAAAAACCAGATGCAATCATTGTTTTATCTCATAATGGTTTTGATACAGATAAAAAAATGGCAGAAATTTGTACAGGAATAGATTTTATTATGGGTGGACATACTCATGATGGTGTTCCTGAAGCAGTACCAGTTAAAAATGCAAGTGGAACAACTTATGTTTGTAACGCTGGAAGTAATGGTAAATTTTTAAACGTTTTAGATTTAGATATTCAAAATGGAAAAATCAAAGATTTTAAATTTACGTTATTACCAATTTTTTCTGATTTAATAGCTGAAGATAAAGCTATGAAAAAATATATCGAAGATGTAAGACTTCCATATTTAAAAGAACTTACAAGAGAAATTGCGACAACAGAACAGACTTTATTTAGAAGAGGAAATTTCAATGGTTCTTGGGATCAAATTATTTGTGATGCACTTCTAGAAGTTAAAGAAGCACAAATTTCGCTAAGTCCAGGATTTAGATGGGGAACTTCTGTTATGCCAGGACAAGCAATTACTTTTGATGATTTGATGACACAAACAGCTATGACATATCCCGAAACTTATGCAAGAGATATAAGTGGAAAAGATATAAAAGATATTTTAGAAGATGTTGCTGATAACTTATTTAATGAAGATCCATTTTATCAACAAGGTGGAGATATGGTAAGAACAGGTGGAATTTCATATAAAATCAATCCAAAAGCAAAAATGGGTGAAAGAATTTCTGATATTGTTCTTACAAAAACAGGAGAAAAACTTGATGCTTCAAAAGCATATAAAGTTGCTGGTTGGTCAACTGTTGGAGCTCAAAGTGATGGTGAACCTATTTGGGAAACAGTTGAAACATATTTAAAAAATATAAAACATATTAGTAAAGTTAAAATAGATACTCCTGATATTATTGGAGTAAAAGGTAATCCTGGAATTATCTAA
- a CDS encoding c-type cytochrome: MFKLENTKKLKNTLLGISLVSFLATTAIAASKETSVDGAVKYPLKDGKYSSYYVNTQTVKDSNIGRIPTIKEVKAWDVDVRPDGTGLPEFDMKNGEIVLGEDGKPKKAEGSVELGNELYDAQCVMCHGDFGSGGKGYPMLAGGSKESLKVQRLNPADEHPNPDTPVRTIGSYWPYASTLYWYVQDSMPFTHPKSLTNSETYAITAYLLSVNNITIDGEELDDEYVLDKEKLMKVIMPNHDGFYPEVDTKNPRDGVKNMTALLSNPKIYGTGTRCMKDCIKEDTNNLLMKINIDLTANANQAMSVERSLPNIKADSVKPGQVDYQSSCSVCHENAAIGAPVLGDKVAWTKVLEKGVDKVYFNAINGVNAMPPKGGTDFSDEKIKEIIDYMINSSK, encoded by the coding sequence ATGTTCAAATTAGAAAACACAAAAAAGCTTAAAAATACTCTTCTTGGTATAAGTTTAGTAAGTTTTTTAGCAACAACTGCAATAGCGGCTTCTAAAGAAACTTCAGTTGATGGTGCTGTTAAGTATCCTCTTAAAGATGGGAAATATTCATCTTATTATGTTAATACGCAAACAGTAAAAGATTCAAATATTGGAAGAATACCAACTATTAAAGAAGTTAAAGCATGGGACGTAGATGTTAGACCTGATGGAACAGGTTTACCTGAATTTGATATGAAAAATGGTGAAATAGTTCTTGGTGAAGATGGAAAACCTAAAAAAGCAGAAGGTTCTGTTGAGTTAGGAAATGAACTTTATGATGCGCAATGTGTTATGTGTCATGGTGATTTTGGTTCAGGAGGAAAAGGTTATCCTATGCTTGCTGGTGGTTCTAAAGAATCATTAAAGGTTCAAAGATTAAACCCAGCAGATGAACATCCAAATCCAGATACACCAGTAAGAACAATTGGTTCATATTGGCCATATGCAAGTACGCTTTATTGGTATGTTCAGGATTCTATGCCATTTACTCATCCAAAAAGTTTAACAAATAGTGAAACTTATGCGATAACGGCTTATTTATTGTCTGTAAATAATATTACTATTGATGGTGAAGAACTTGATGATGAGTATGTTTTAGATAAAGAAAAACTTATGAAAGTAATAATGCCAAATCATGATGGGTTCTATCCAGAAGTTGATACAAAAAATCCAAGAGATGGCGTTAAAAATATGACAGCATTATTATCTAATCCAAAAATATATGGAACTGGAACAAGATGTATGAAAGATTGTATAAAAGAAGATACAAACAATCTTTTAATGAAAATAAATATTGATTTAACAGCAAATGCAAATCAAGCAATGTCAGTTGAAAGAAGTTTACCTAACATCAAAGCTGATTCTGTAAAACCTGGGCAAGTTGATTATCAATCAAGTTGTTCTGTTTGTCATGAAAATGCTGCTATTGGAGCACCTGTTTTAGGAGATAAAGTTGCTTGGACTAAAGTACTTGAGAAAGGAGTTGATAAAGTTTATTTTAATGCAATAAATGGTGTAAATGCTATGCCTCCTAAGGGAGGAACTGATTTTAGTGACGAAAAAATAAAAGAAATAATCGATTATATGATTAATTCTAGTAAATAA
- a CDS encoding DsrE family protein, with protein sequence MIKKFVLISLLAIFSFAESKFSDPQPTFENPRKVVYSLYVGDLETVNHTIGSMYNILKEYPSESLKIVVVAYGKGLRTLKKDYDKKTLDRIKSLMEYDVEFVACRNTMETMKWTEKDFIDGISYTQAGIVEVIEKQQEGYIGITAY encoded by the coding sequence ATGATTAAAAAATTTGTATTAATTTCTTTGTTGGCAATATTTTCATTTGCCGAATCAAAATTTAGTGATCCTCAACCAACTTTTGAAAATCCAAGAAAAGTAGTTTACTCTTTATATGTTGGTGATTTAGAAACAGTTAATCATACAATTGGTTCTATGTATAATATTCTAAAAGAGTATCCAAGTGAGAGTTTAAAAATAGTTGTTGTTGCTTATGGAAAAGGTTTACGAACTTTAAAAAAAGATTATGACAAAAAAACTCTTGATAGAATCAAATCTTTGATGGAATATGATGTAGAGTTTGTAGCTTGCAGAAATACAATGGAGACTATGAAATGGACTGAAAAAGATTTTATAGATGGTATTTCTTATACTCAAGCTGGAATTGTTGAGGTTATTGAAAAACAACAAGAAGGGTATATTGGAATAACTGCTTATTAA